TTGTGCACTAGTGCTAGGCATAGACGTTTCAGCAACGCCTTGAGATCCtacttcttcatcatcCTCCTCGCCAATTTCAAAGTTATCAACAACTTGGGTGCTTTGAAGAATGTTTGGTTGAAAACTAGGTTGATAATCTTCTGTACCCATTTGAGAATATCTTTTACTACCTGTAGAGGTGTAAGAGTGTGTAGTGCCGGAAGTAGTTACACCATTCGCATGAGAGTAACGGCGTGGAGGTTCATTGATTACATCTGTGCGAGGAACGACACTAGCTTGAAATTGTGTTTGATAATGACTTTGAGAAGGCAAACCATCAATGTCGGTAAGGGGTTCAGGAGTTTGGAAAGGATTTTGCCAATTAGCCAACTCACGTTCAGCCTCAACAATATAGTCACGGGTTATGTTGTAACCATCGTAAATAGGGCGAGGCTCACCGGGAACAATGGGAGTATCGTCCAGGAGATCGAGGATCTTCTTGGCATACCCGCAAAGAATAGCAACCTTTTCAGAATGCTCAAGTAATGTACCAATATGAAGAGTAAAAGCACGTTTAAAGTTTTCGCGGGTAATGTTAGTTAACTGCGCTTCTGCAACCAAACACGCAGCTTCCTCACGAACTAGTTCCTGTTCCATAGTAATAAGCTTTGGGGACTCAGGATCACGGCTTCTAACATCATAAATGGAGTTAAGtagcttttctttcttaacACGGGTGGGTTGAACGCTAGCCTCAATATCACGGATGGTCTTCAGACTAACACGATATTGATCGTATCTGTCTACCATATGCTCCTCAAGTTCGCCAATTTCATATAAAAGTACACCAAGCTTATCACTGATATCGCTAATATCATCATCGCAATCTTCACCCCAATACGAAAGTTGATTGGCACATTCTTTGCGCTCCATGGCAACGTTTTCATAAGATCGAAGTAAATCCTTTTCCATCTTAACGAGAGCTGCAAGGCGTTTAGCCATTTCGGGAGTAAACATACCCACAGATGGATAACGGAATTGTCTGCCGAGTTTATTAACATTTACTGCACGACGGGTAGTAGAGGGAGGAATTTGATTCTGTTTCGCTTTAGGAGGCGCGCGAAGCGTATGAATAGAGTAAGATGGTTGAGTGCCCATCATCTTGCTAATTACTTGATAAACGATTTAAGACTTTGaaaatatgtatatataaaaagagaaaggaaATACTAATAAAAAGGTTAGTATGTTAATTAGAGGTAGGTTGAAACAATGTTCATTAAAACATACTTAATCCGCCAACTCACACTAGACAAAGCGAAGTATAAATAAGGTCAGGCTCAAAATGGACTTATTAGACTACACTTTCGAAAGTAACAAAAGAGCTGTAAAGTTCAGGTAGATTTTTAGCGACTTGAACCCATGTTTTAAAGATTTGAGCTAGGCTTGAGACGTCACTATGTCAACATGGAATTTATATGTCGAAAGCATAATGTCATTATTGTCCGTACACTGAATGCGACACCtaaacaattgaaaattaataagGACTTGTCAATCAGCAAACATATAGATATCTTAATCATTTCCCTCCTCTATGACAATTAgcaatttcataaaaatgaacGAACAAAATAGCTTATGATACATTATGAAAAGATATGAGATCACAAATAAATCATTGAGAAACTTTTGACCAACACTCGACAAGTATTCATAGTTGTTTATGCAACGTAATGAATAggtataataaattaatagaTATGGGCAAAACAACCATCACTATGCTAAAAAATTCGTAACTGAAGCCACCATTTTTACCTAGGACTCACATTCCAAAATGGATCTCTTACGTCGTTGTGAGCTATTGGTAGGAATACTTTGATAATCCTGAATACCAGTAGATGTTAACTGAAAAGCCAACTCTGATTCTGCAGAATGAGCTGGTGGCTGCTTTGCCATGAATGCATAGCGCAGAAGCTGATGAGAGGGACGACTCTGTCCATCTTTTGATTCTTCAGTTGAATGCCTACTGTAAAGAATGAGCCGATAAGATAGATTATCTAACCAATTAGTGCTGAGAAGCGGTATCAACTTAGCACCTATCCCACTAACAACTTTTGAAGTCATCTGGGTGGTAACAAAGATAGCCACATAACAAGAGGATGTAATTTTGCTTAACAAAGAACTGATTGTACCGATTGCCTTTTTTCTGCGGTTTATTGTTGTTTTGGTAGAGGAGTTATGAAATGCAAAATTCGAGTCGTCTTTACTCGAGAactcattttctttgtttaacGTCAAagtgttttctttttgagaTGAATCTGAAAGGGAGCTTTTTTTGCTGGTATTACGACGAAGACGTAGATAAGCATAATCTTCTGGACTGGTTGGATATGCAAGTTGAATAGGCATTGATAGGTTGtcaataattaataatccAATTTCTTTAAGATGTTTTTCTTGATCGAAATTTCGTAAAAAAGCTAGAATATTCACTAAATTGGGTGCATATACAACATCGAGAAGATTTAATAACTCATCAGTATCGCatttttcctcttcatcTTGGGAAGAAGGGACGTGATTGTCTAATAGTTGACGAAGTCTCTCCATGGGAATTGGTTGACAAGTTTCGACCCAAATCACACGAGAACCGGAAAGAAGAGCGTTTGCAGTAATCTGTAAAGCCAAACTTGTTTTTCCCATCCCAGGTGCTCCACATACTTCAGAAATATACCCTCTTTTAAGACCACTTCCTCCAAACGCATCATccaataattttgaattaaaGCCGAAACCTGGAGCAGAAAATGCTTCGTACGCACGAATAGCAGGTTGAGTCACTAGACGATCTAAAAAGTATTAGACACAGTTAGCTAGGCTGGAAGTCGCATACGTTGACTAGACAGCATTTATTTCAATGAAGGTTAAATCCAGCACAGTGCGACCTACTAGAATAACAGCGATACAgtttatattaaattgaTAACAGCATAAAAAGGATATAGGAAAATTTCCCTTTACATGAGAAACAACGATACGTTGTAAGGTTTGGAGGTGTTGGTAGAACGACAAAGGAAATCCTACGTGTTTTACTTTGCAAtcatttcattaaatgtTGTTTCTTATAAggaataaattattttagtCTTAAGGTTAAGCAGATTAGAAGGTAACAAATTCGTAACCTTTATACATAATGGGAAATTTGACTAGGTAGGTCAACAGGAATGCAAGAGTAAGCTCAAGTTCATTTGAATCTATGATTCATTACTGCCTTTGACTTTGAACTTTAAACTTTGGGTTCATATAACGCAACATTTACATTTGTATTGAAACTCAAGAGGGTTTTAATCAAAATAGCTATTATTTTCGTACTACATTCCGTTTATGAAATAGCGTGTCGACCGATATGTGTGCAATTAGTTTACTATGTACACAATACTcattttattgaagaaatactaaaatggaaaattattaacaaaaatcgATTGCATGCCATGCTTCAATAAACGTATAAGCTCGTCaacgaaaagaaattgacgGAAGTTCCCATTTTCAAAGTACAATACAAGcagtatttatttttcaaaaatttaaaatcggttagattttttcttaaagtTATGTATAAACAAGGTCTCATATACTAATAATATGTGTATATATTAGATTTCGTTGATAAAAAAGGTTCGTACCACTACACTAAATTACGCCCTCCAGTAGAACATAGGAGCTGGGGTActacaattttttcttttaggCATTTACTAATCAAGTTCTGCCAAGTCATTGCCATAGTTAAgcattttctcttttcagAATTGAAATTCTGTaatatagaaaaagaattttaaatttatggAAATTGGTATGAACTTGGTATTTTACTAACATAAACGGGGAAAATGAGCCATGAATTTTCACCTGAAAATACGGCGGTTCTGTTCGAAGCCATGAAGCAGGAGCAGCATAATAGGAGACGTCGTGTTCCTATGGAGAGACGAAGAAGGGTGGTTCTAGCCTGCTTTAACTGCAAAGCCCGGAAAGTTCGTTGCGACGGGGCAAACCCATGCAAAGCTTGTGCTTCCAATAATTTGGAATGCACATATCCAGTAAaggatgaaaaagaaatggatTATTCTAAGGACTACTTTATTgatctttcaaaaagataCAAGTGTTTAGAATATATTGTTGAACGTCTTTGTTCCACCAAAGTTTCGACTTATACTACACCTTCATTGATTGAAGTTTGCAATCGTATAAGCAACCAAAAATCACTATTATCTTCAGATGTCTTTTCCCTCAATAGTGAAAGCACCAATAGTCAACGTGACGTGGATACCCTTACACAAGGTGCACTTGTTTGTTCACAAATTCAGCAAGATCCAACGGTCGTAGCAGAGGATACGAACAATGGAATCAATGCTGATGCTAGCGATCAAAGCGTTGACGAAATCATGAAAttaattggaaaaataaaagttgaCTCTAACGGCGAATCCCGTTATATAGGAGCTTCTGCTGGTGAAGCATTCGTTGACTCTGTTCAAAGTGAACTACTTGTCGATCCTTCTTTTTCCGAGCTGAGCGCGTATTCCCATACCCATCACAGTTATCCTCCGAATGAACATGATGTAAATGCTGTTCAAAAAGCGCTGAGTCTTCTCCCTCCTCCTGAAGTTTCAGATTTTCTTATCAAATCTTTCTATGGCCATGTTcaagcaaattttttctttttccatgAAACATTACTTCGTTATCGTTTAAACCTTATCATGAGCTTCCAAAATCCATCCGTTGACCCTGGCTTTCTTTGCTTGCTAATGATGATCTTTGCACTTGGTAGTATGTTTGCTCACATGGAAATTCGTTCTGCTAGCAATCCTTTTGACAACCCAGGAAAACAGTTTTTTGATACTGCTAGGCTTTTGTTACCACAAGTAATTCAGCAATGCAAACCAAGCTTGGTTCAGGCTTCCATACTTATGGGGTTGTATCTTCAGTCTACACTTTCCCAAAAGAGTTCCTATACTTACTTCGGACTTTCTTTATCTGCTGCTGTCGCAAACGGGTTGCATCGTAGCTGTGAAAATCCAAATATTGATCCCAAGACCAAAGAACTTCGTAATCGCCTATGGTGGTCGGTTTATACCATGGATCGCTTAATCAGTATTGCTACAGGACGTCCACTTTCTATTGCGGACAGCGAATGTGATGCGGCATTACCAACAGTAGTGCCTGAATTGGAAATAGAAGGTTCTGCTTCCAACGTTCATAATATCATATCTATGTCTAAAATTGCGAAAATAATGGGAAAAACTATGGAACAACTTTATGGAACTGtcaattataaaaagaatCCAATAAACATAATTGAATCCCTTCGCGCCGATCTTGAAGAATGGAAGCGTTCTTTACCACCATTTcagattttggaaaatcttGATGCTGAAGACCCACTTTTTCGTGCAAATGTGCATTTACACATGACATATGACCAAGCTATTATCATCATGTCTCGACCTGTTTTACTacataaaatgaaaaatgcaaaaaattctCCGCGTGTCGATCGTATCAATGAAGACTGCATTTTAGCTGCCAGGCACTTAATTTCACTCGTACATTTACTTCAGAATCATTCTCAACTCTCTTGTTACTCTTTCTTTGACTATAATTATACCTTCTCAAGTGCGCTGGTGGTTTTGCTTCACTGTGTTACCGAACCTTGTGAAGAAGATGACATAGCAATGCAGTATGCTTACTCAGCTCTCGACTATATGGCAGAAGGGAATGAAGCTGCCAAGAATTGTGCTAGAGTTATTCGACTCTTTGATGCTCATCTCAAAGGAGCTCGCTCTGACGGTAATGGGAATACTAGCCAATCTGGTTTCATGGCGTGGCAGCGCTGGATCGCGGAAGTCTCTGCTAAAGACGAACCTGAAAAACTTATGAGTCCTTACAATAAAAGTATCGGTGGGGGAAGAAATAGTAATTCTTTGACTCCCAATGCAAATTTAGGTGCAGATGTTTCGTTCTTTCCAACTGATGATACATCTTTCCTTTTGGACCACAGTAAACTGGATGATGATCTAGAAAAGTTTGCTAGCACTTTGGATCCTATAAAGACAACGCCTGATCTTGCCAACGATTCATCTTTGTTAAACTGGGCTAATACCGATCAAGGCATGGATATCGAAGGTAGTTGGCTAGGTAATATGCATCCTACTTGGCTAGATTACGTTTGTCCATAACATTTTTGATGTTTCCatatttatcttttcatTGACAACATCTGTAAAACATCTGAGCATATCGagtttttggttttttttttttctactaGAAggctttattttttgatctCACggattttattcaatatcgaacaaaaaagttaaatttGGTCAAGTTTGTTTTGCTAAAGAAGCAACATTCAAAACTGTTGGACTTAAATTTCATAATACTAactatttgttttttattattttatgcTTAATCATGATTTCTGTATGCGCTAATACGTTTTGCTGGCTGAAATGAATTGCACATATTACAGATTCCACTTCCCATtagttttaatatttcaatCATATCAAAACAAGCTTTTAAATGTTGTAAGTTACCATTGCAGTCATCAGAACGAATTCTGTTAATGGGCTTCGATTTCATAGCACAGGTTATTTGCTGAATTAAACGTGGAATACGTTACAGTTATAGTAAATAgataatgattttttttatcttctaTTGAACAAGAACGTCAGTGAAAAGTATAAAGAGATTAGTAGACTAATCATGTAAACTCGCTTATttaggtaaaaaaaagtggcAATGATGTTTGTTATAGACATAAATTctcattaaaatatataaacaaCAAGGGTTTTAATTAGAAAGTCGTGTTATACTGCTTATTCTTAATAACtatgcaaaattttaaagcaattcatttgaaattcatttattcaacataaataaaagacgCGTTAAAGGGGAATAATTTACctgataaaatattataagCAATTTGAACGGTTGCTCAAGAGATCACACAatctttatcttttttaccATGGCTAGGTTGAGGAAGAGTTGTCGACTCACCTGAACTCGGGTTATTTCGGTTAACAATTTCTGCAGCAGAAAACAGCATTCTAGCAGCACCAGCACTTCCAATCAGTGTAGGACACAAAGGTCTTTGTTCCACTGGTCCTTCTTGTTGAATGCGTTCATCTTTATCTGGTTGAAATTGCTTGTTTGCattgaaaaacttattGAACGAGGCTGTCAATTCGGGACTCAACTTGTAAAGACCAAAGTTGCGATAATATAGACCTTCCTTTGGAATACGTAAATATTTCATGAGAAAGTCGGCTTGATCTAAAACCATTTTTTGAGCAGGTTTTGCCAACGCAGATGATGGCATTGCATAAGAAAATGTCATTAAACCTTCGGAAAGATGCTGAGCAAAAAAGGTATTATCAGACCATACTTTAAAGCTTCCATTACATGATTGATCATACAATGGGCCATTGGTGTCCAAAGCACCTCTAGCCATATCCTCTAAGTACGTCGGAAGCTTTTCAATATCTTGCAATCCT
This portion of the Schizosaccharomyces pombe strain 972h- genome assembly, chromosome: I genome encodes:
- a CDS encoding transcription factor; translation: MSHEFSPENTAVLFEAMKQEQHNRRRRVPMERRRRVVLACFNCKARKVRCDGANPCKACASNNLECTYPVKDEKEMDYSKDYFIDLSKRYKCLEYIVERLCSTKVSTYTTPSLIEVCNRISNQKSLLSSDVFSLNSESTNSQRDVDTLTQGALVCSQIQQDPTVVAEDTNNGINADASDQSVDEIMKLIGKIKVDSNGESRYIGASAGEAFVDSVQSELLVDPSFSELSAYSHTHHSYPPNEHDVNAVQKALSLLPPPEVSDFLIKSFYGHVQANFFFFHETLLRYRLNLIMSFQNPSVDPGFLCLLMMIFALGSMFAHMEIRSASNPFDNPGKQFFDTARLLLPQVIQQCKPSLVQASILMGLYLQSTLSQKSSYTYFGLSLSAAVANGLHRSCENPNIDPKTKELRNRLWWSVYTMDRLISIATGRPLSIADSECDAALPTVVPELEIEGSASNVHNIISMSKIAKIMGKTMEQLYGTVNYKKNPINIIESLRADLEEWKRSLPPFQILENLDAEDPLFRANVHLHMTYDQAIIIMSRPVLLHKMKNAKNSPRVDRINEDCILAARHLISLVHLLQNHSQLSCYSFFDYNYTFSSALVVLLHCVTEPCEEDDIAMQYAYSALDYMAEGNEAAKNCARVIRLFDAHLKGARSDGNGNTSQSGFMAWQRWIAEVSAKDEPEKLMSPYNKSIGGGRNSNSLTPNANLGADVSFFPTDDTSFLLDHSKLDDDLEKFASTLDPIKTTPDLANDSSLLNWANTDQGMDIEGSWLGNMHPTWLDYVCP
- the pil2 gene encoding eisosome BAR domain-containing protein Pil2; the protein is MGTQPSYSIHTLRAPPKAKQNQIPPSTTRRAVNVNKLGRQFRYPSVGMFTPEMAKRLAALVKMEKDLLRSYENVAMERKECANQLSYWGEDCDDDISDISDKLGVLLYEIGELEEHMVDRYDQYRVSLKTIRDIEASVQPTRVKKEKLLNSIYDVRSRDPESPKLITMEQELVREEAACLVAEAQLTNITRENFKRAFTLHIGTLLEHSEKVAILCGYAKKILDLLDDTPIVPGEPRPIYDGYNITRDYIVEAERELANWQNPFQTPEPLTDIDGLPSQSHYQTQFQASVVPRTDVINEPPRRYSHANGVTTSGTTHSYTSTGSKRYSQMGTEDYQPSFQPNILQSTQVVDNFEIGEEDDEEVGSQGVAETSMPSTSAQPIAA
- the rad55 gene encoding DNA recombination mediator, RecA family ATPase Rad55/Rhp55, coding for MLSSQHRLVTQPAIRAYEAFSAPGFGFNSKLLDDAFGGSGLKRGYISEVCGAPGMGKTSLALQITANALLSGSRVIWVETCQPIPMERLRQLLDNHVPSSQDEEEKCDTDELLNLLDVVYAPNLVNILAFLRNFDQEKHLKEIGLLIIDNLSMPIQLAYPTSPEDYAYLRLRRNTSKKSSLSDSSQKENTLTLNKENEFSSKDDSNFAFHNSSTKTTINRRKKAIGTISSLLSKITSSCYVAIFVTTQMTSKVVSGIGAKLIPLLSTNWLDNLSYRLILYSRHSTEESKDGQSRPSHQLLRYAFMAKQPPAHSAESELAFQLTSTGIQDYQSIPTNSSQRRKRSILECES